In one window of Macrobrachium nipponense isolate FS-2020 chromosome 2, ASM1510439v2, whole genome shotgun sequence DNA:
- the LOC135221247 gene encoding uncharacterized protein LOC135221247, giving the protein MEMVVSSRSEDDGLSCPEDDGLSRPEDDGLSRSEDDGLSRPEDDGLSCPEDDGLSRSEDHGLSHHEDDGPSRSEDDCLSCPEDSGLCRSEDAGLSHSDGDGLSCPKGDGLSRSEDNGLSHHEDDGLSRSEDDGLSRSEDDGLSCPEDDGLSRSEDNGLSHHEDDGLSRSDDDGLSCPEDDGLSRSEDNDLSHHEDDGPSRSEDDGLRCPEDDRLSLLKDDGTICSKDDGLSCPEDNGLSRSEDDGLSHLKDDGLSCYEDGGLSRSEDDGLSRPEDGGLSRSEDNGQSHHEDECLSHPEDDGLSCPEDNSLSCSDDDGLSCPEDDGLSRSEDHGLSHHEDDSLSLSEDDGLSCPEDDGLSRSEDDGPSHHEDDSLSLSEDDGLSHPEDDNLCCSEDNGPSHHEDDGLSCSDDDGLSCPKDDGLSRSEDNGLNHHEDDGLCHSEDDGRSLSEDNGLSRSEDNGLSHHEDDGLSLSEDDSLSRPEDDDLRCCEDNGPSHHEDDGLSCPKDDGLSRSEDNGLSHHEDDGPWHSEDDGLSRFEDDGLSYPEDNGLSRSDDDGLSCSEDDGLSLSEDNGLSRSDDDGLSCPEDDGLSLSEDNGLSHHEDDGLSRSDDDGLSCPKDDGLSCSEDNGLSHHEDDCPSRSEDNGLSRPEVGGLCCSEDNGPSHHEDDCLSRPEDGGLSRSEDNGLSFPEDDGLSRSEDNGLSHHEDDGPSRSEDDDNGVSPHEDDDPCHSEDDGRSRSEDNGLSCPEDNGLSRSEDNGLSHHEDDGLSRSEDDGLSCSEDGGLSRSEVNGLSCPEDDVLRRSEHNGLSHHEDGVLSHPEDDGLSHSEDDGVSHSDDDGLSHSEDNGLSHLEDDGLSRSEDDGLSSPEDDDQRRS; this is encoded by the exons ATGGAGATGGTGGTCTCGAGTCGTTCTGAAGATGATGGTCTGAGTTGTCCTGAAGATGATGGTCTGAGTCGTCCTGAAGATGATGGTCTGAGTCGTTCTGAAGATGATGGTCTGAGTCGTCCTGAAGATGATGGTCTGAGTTGTCCTGAAGATGATGGTCTGAGTCGTTCTGAAGATCATGGTCTGAGTCATCATGAAGATGATGGTCCGAGTCGTTCTGAAGATGATTGTCTGAGTTGTCCTGAAGATAGTGGTCTGTGTCGTTCTGAAGATGCTGGTCTGAGTCATTCTGATGGTGATGGTCTGAGTTGTCCTAAAGGTGATGGTCTGAGTCGTTCTGAAGATAATGGTCTGAGTCATCATGAAGATGATGGTCTGAGTCGTTCTGAAGATGATGGTCTGAGTCGTTCTGAAGATGATGGTCTGAGTTGTCCTGAAGATGATGGTCTGAGTCGTTCTGAAGATAATGGTCTGAGTCATCATGAAGATGATGGTCTGAGTCGTTCTGACGATGATGGTCTGAGTTGTCCTGAAGATGATGGTCTGAGTCGTTCTGAAGATAATGATCTGAGTCATCATGAAGATGATGGTCCGAGTCGTTCTGAAGATGATGGTCTAAGATGTCCTGAAGATGATCGTCTGAGTCTTCTTAAAGATGATGGTACGATTTGTTCTAAAGATGATGGTCTGAGTTGTCCTGAAGATAATGGTCTGAGTCGTTCTGAAGATGATGGTCTGAGTCATCTTAAAGATGATGGTCTGAGTTGCTATGAAGATGGTGGTCTGAGTCGTTCTGAAGATGATGGTCTGAGTCGTCCTGAAGATGGTGGTCTGAGTCGTTCTGAAGATAATGGTCAGAGTCATCATGAAGATGAATGTCTGAGTCATCCTGAAGATGATGGTCTGAGTTGTCCTGAAGATAATAGTCTGAGTTGTTCTGATGATGATGGTCTGAGTTGTCCTGAAGATGATGGTCTGAGTCGTTCTGAAGATCATGGTCTGAGTCATCATGAAGATGATAGTCTGAGTCTTTCTGAAGATGATGGTCTGAGTTGTCCTGAAGATGATGGTCTGAGTCGTTCTGAAGATGATGGTCCGAGTCATCATGAAGATGATAGTCTGAGTCTTTCTGAAGATGATGGTCTGAGTCATCCTGAAGATGATAATCTTTGTTGCTCTGAAGATAATGGTCCAAGTCATCATGAAGATGATGGTCTGAGTTGTTCTGACGATGATGGTCTGAGTTGTCCTAAAGATGATGGTCTGAGTCGTTCTGAAGATAATGGTCTGAATCATCATGAAGATGATGGTCTGTGTCATTCTGAAGATGATGGTCGGAGTCTTTCTGAAGATAATGGTCTGAGTCGTTCTGAAGATAATGGTCTGAGTCATCATGAAGATGATGGTCTGAGTCTTTCTGAAGATGATAGTCTGAGTCGTCCTGAAGATGATGATCTTCGTTGCTGTGAAGATAATGGTCCGAGTCATCATGAAGATGATGGTCTGAGTTGTCCTAAAGATGATGGTCTGAGTCGTTCTGAAGATAATGGTCTGAGTCATCATGAAGATGATGGTCCGTGGCATTCTGAAGATGATGGTCTGAGTCGTTTTGAAGATGATGGTTTGAGTTATCCTGAAGATAATGGTCTGAGTCGTTCTGATGATGATGGTCTGAGTTGCTCTGAAGATGATGGTCTGAGTCTTTCTGAAGATAATGGTCTGAGTCGTTCTGATGATGATGGTCTGAGTTGCCCTGAAGATGATGGTCTGAGTCTTTCTGAAGATAATGGTCTGAGTCATCATGAAGATGATGGTCTGAGTCGTTCTGACGATGATGGTCTGAGTTGTCCTAAAGATGATGGTCTGAGTTGTTCTGAAGATAATGGTCTGAGTCATCATGAAGATGATTGTCCAAGTCGTTCTGAAGATAATGGTCTGAGTCGTCCTGAAGTTGGTGGTCTATGTTGTTCTGAAGATAATGGTCCGAGTCATCATGAAGATGATTGTCTGAGTCGTCCTGAAGATGGTGGTCTGAGTCGTTCTGAAGATAATGGTCTGAGTTTTCCTGAAGATGATGGTCTGAGTCGTTCTGAAGATAATGGTCTGAGTCATCATGAAGATGATGGTCCGAGTCGTTCTGAAGATGATG ATAATGGTGTGAGTCCTCATGAAGATGATGATCCGTGTCATTCTGAAGATGATGGTCGGAGTCGTTCTGAAGATAATGGTCTGAGTTGTCCTGAAGATAATGGTCTGAGTCGTTCTGAAGATAATGGTCTGAGTCATCATGAAGATGATGGTCTGAGTCGTTCTGAAGATGATGGTCTGAGTTGTTCTGAAGATGGTGGTCTGAGTCGTTCTGAAGTTAATGGTTTAAGTTGTCCTGAAGATGATGTTCTGCGTCGTTCTGAACATAATGGTCTGAGTCATCATGAAGATGGTGTTCTGAGTCATCCTGAAGATGATGGTCTGAGTCATTCGGAAGATGATGGTGTGAGTCATTCTGATGATGATGGTCTGAGTCATTCTGAAGATAATGGTCTGAGTCATCTTGAAGATGATGGTCTGAGTCGTTCTGAAGATGATGGTCTGAGTAGTCCTGAAGATGATGATCAGCGTCGTTCTTAA